GGAATGCTATACATTTAtttcaatatataatcaatttgtataattctatttacaaaattatatttaattataatagatATAGTCTCAATCTTTATGTATAAGCtcttaaattttaaatgtttatggGAAAATACAATGATTTGAGAAACTTCACAAATACATATTCATATTGAAACATGATTAAAGAAATTTTGAGTAGCTTCCAAGACAATATTGTCCTTTTGGGAAAAGCTCAAGTTatctttgtaataaaaaaaaatgaattaatttgtctaAAAATGTCCTTAATGTTTGTGTTTTTATGTCCCTTCTAATTAATTACTAATTTCCCTCTTATTTTCAATCTCTATGGGgagattttataatataaaaaaaaattaggattttatttataaatataggtAGATCAAATTGTCCATTTAATAGgaggttaaaaataaaaaaaaaaatgaattttatttttctgttatGTAATTTACATATAAACATgtgaattattttatatttttttaaaaatctctacttaaaaattatttaatatatatatatatatatatatatatatatatatatttaatttgctTGGAGCATGAGGCCTTAAGATTTCCGCTACCAAAAAGTATATGATTATGATACTCATTAGCCTCTATTCCAATCATATGGACTCAATGTATTGATTATCCAATGCTGCAACATTAGTAAAATCTACTCATCtcttctaataataataataataataataatctgtacattttgaccaaccaacCACAAAAACAATACCTTCCTAAAGTTTATAAGTCAAACGGCAAAGACATTATTTATTATTGATTAATGATCTCTAAGGAAGCCCGCAGTTTAGACGGTGAATATTATTTAGTTTATAAGTCAAATGGCAAATCACAATCATGCTTTCACCGATTACAATTATCTTATAAGGGTGGAAAGCTAACTAATTAATCggttagttttaatttttttagtaatggTTGGTCCTAGTTCAAATAAGTTCATCTCACTCGTCACGAACTCTTGCCTTGACCTTCTCACTCGTTATGAACTCTAACCTTGATCCAAACCTTGATTCAAATCCAAATAAACTAACTAATTAATCGGTTAGTTCTAACCTTAAGTCTCAAACAGAAAAACGCACTTCAGAAAAAATGCTCTTGCGCCTTTTGGTGTTGATTTTTGTGGCCCTGTCTTTTCAAGACACTAATTTATTATTGTCAACTTAATATATAGGTTTgcacataattttaataaaaggTATGGTTTGaacttaaataaaataaattaattcaaggaTCACCAGGTTTCAATAAAACCACAGCCACATTATATGGGTTGCTTCTGCCTTTTGTCATGCTTGCTTAATGCTTATGGTATTCTGATTCATAATTCCCCAATTTAAGACTTAGTCTTAtagttaataatattatattgaaCTAGGCCACCAACTGCTTACATCTTTTCACAAATTTGTCCAAACCTTCACAGGTTTTTAATTAACACACACCACTTTAAAAAATTTTGGGACACTACATTAAGGACATAACTTTTGAGATTTGAAATTTGTTTTTCATTCATTAAATAGTGATTTTAttactttcaaaaaaaaaaaaaaagaattcattAATACTAGGAATGGCAAACGGCTAGAGTTTTCATGAGTATTTATTCGACCGAACCCTAATATGATGGGTTTGAGTTTTATATAGTCTAGTTTAGAATGGgtttgaatttaaaaaataatactcgtGATGGGTTCAGGTTTTACATGTTAGGTATCCGTTACCCGAACctgtttatataaatacttaattaaatataaaatatatattttttataataatatttatgaatttttatatattttattttatataaaatgaaatttaaatattcatgaaattattaaacttttaaaatataaatttttaaatttttaaaatataaattattaattaaaataattttttatgtaaaatattaattaaaatatataaaatcaaaTGGGTTCGGATTTTTTTTTGAATATTAATAATCGGGTTTAGGAAGAATTCGGATAGTTGATAATGAATTTTAATCAGATTTTAgacgaatttaaattttaataatattaatcggGTCGAATAGAGTAATTTTCGCTGATACCCTATCCGTTGTGAAGGCTaattaatgccaagaaaatgagaCCCTAACCCTAAATGCTGTGATGAGCCCCCACCTGTCAGtcactttttctttttgcttCTTTAAGAAATGAATCCTTGATCAGTGCGGCAGAAGTGTCCTTAGGGTTTCACAAACATGAAAATTGAAATCCATGATCCATATGTAATTCGCAAAATCATGATCTTTTTAACAAGTTTGGTGAAGATTCCTAATTAactctttcttttatttattttttttttaatttaaagacaAATTGAAAAACAAGATATGTATTTGAGTATTGCTCAATATAAATAATTGGTTATATAAATTTTACAATAAGATGCTAATCCTACACATCATATGCCTCTTTAAGTGAATCTTGGGGTAGTCTAAAATAATACACAAACACAACATTAAAAAACAGTGAATTATTGAAGCAGGTTGTGCTTTCAGCTCACTAGGAGCTACTTTCTAAGCTTAAATGTATTCATTACTTGGCTAACATGCGCATCTTGTGGTCCTTAAATTCATGATTAAGGAGACTAATTCATTGGTCATTGGAGTTTAATAAGTTGGTGGAGAAATAAGAAAACTTGTACAAGTTGAAATGGGAATCTGCATATCCTCTGCATCTTCAGAGATATATCAGGCAGAAGATGGCCTTGATAATATTATACACTTGGAAGAAAATATTGCTTTTAATGGAACTGAGAGGCTTGGTTCTCTTTACTCCAGAGAAGGAAGCAAAGGGTTAAACCAAGATGCTGCTATTCTTCATCAGGTTGGTTAATAGATTCTCTTTAGATTTCATCTTTAGCTATTTTTGCTATTGTTCTCTTCTTGAAGATGTTTTCTTCTTCATTAAAATCTAATCAGTTGAATTCCTGAAGTTTCTTTGCCCATGGATTTATAAGTTTGTGTACTTAGTATACATGGTTGTTTAGATCTTGTATATCGATTGAACTTTTTTTATTTACAAGGGTTATGGTGTCCAAGATGGAGCTTTCTGTGGAGTTTTTGATGGGCACGGAAAGAATGGCCACATAGTGAGCAAGATTGTGAGAAACTGCTTGCCATCCCTGTTACTAACCCAAAAGAAGGCCTTGGCTAAGATGAAGACAGTTGCAGATGGCAAAAATGTAGTTAAAGGTGATTCATTACCAAGCAAGAATTTTTATATATGGAAAGAGGCTTGTGTTAGTGCCTTCAAGGCTATGGACAAGGAGCTCAAGCTTCAAGAGAATTTAGATTGTTCTTGCAGTGGAACCACAGCAGTAGTTGTTGTGAGACAGGTAAGTAAGAATTTAAGAACAAACAGATAGGTTTCGGATTTTGATTCATCAATTTCATGTTATTTCTTATGTTGAAAAATCAAACAGGGAGAAGATCTTGTTATAGCTAATCTTGGAGACTCAAGGGCAGTGTTGGGTACAATCAATGAGAATGGAATCATGCTTGTTCAATTAACCACAGATTTGAAGCCTAATGTACCAAGTATGGCTTTTTTTCTTCACCTTCCCATTTGAAAGGCAAATTTATAACTAGTATTACAACCATAAGCAAAAATCCTACTGCTGAGAGTTACCCAAATTACTGTCTTCATTGGATTTTCACACAATAGTTTTTGATAGATCAACTGTCAACTACAATTTCAGGTGAAGCTGATAGAATAAGGAATTGTAATGGTAGAGTGCTTGCCCTGAAGGAAGAACCACACATCCATAGAGTGTGGCTACCCCATGAAGACTCTCCAGGCCTAGCCATGTCTCGAGCTTTTGGAGATTTCCTGCTCAAAAACCATGGAATAATTGCATTACCGGAGATCTCTTATCACCGATTAGCACCTACCGACCAGTTCATCATTCTAGCAACTGACGGGGTAAGCCTAATTCCATGAAATGTTGATTGAGGCACTTTCAGTACAATTGAAAAGTGAGAGCATATAATTTTCCTCTCAAAAAGGGTAAAGTGTTAATGGCTGTTGGGTTGCTTTTCACGTGGGAATTCAGGTGTGGGATGTGCTTAGTAACAATAAAGTTGCATCCATCGTGTGGGCGGCAGATAGCGAACAAGCGGCAGCGAAGGCAGTGGTGGAGGCTGCTGTAGCCACATGGAAGAAGAAGTTTCCAGGTTCCAAGGTGGATGATTGTACGGCAGTTTGCCTCTTCCTGCATAAGAGGCAACGGCAGGATTGCAGCTCATGAAGACGTCATCTGTTAGCTAAATAAGATCTTAGTAATAGTTCCAGATAAACATTGCCATCTTTCTTTTTGATGCAGCTTATATTGGAAATGCTGTTGTCTATTTAAGATATGAGAGACTATAAATTCTCCTAAGACTATGATATGTAGCCACATATTAATACAGACAAAGAAATACACAAAGTTAATTTCTCTCTTGTATGCATAATTGCAAGGAACTGCAAAAATTAACACTGCAAAACCATATATTTTACATACAAAAAAAAATATGGTTACATGGCTTTAAGCTCCATTCTTTCCATTGATTTCATACATTAGCATTACCTTTTAGAGCAACGCAATCACCTGTTTGGCCTTGTATGGATTCGTTCCATATATTTTTGCTAAAGAAAAAGGAATTAAAGTTTATTTTACACTACAGCTCCAAACTGCAATGCGGTTGTTATCTCGCTCAACTAAGAAGGAATAATCTACGATGATAATAACCAATAGCAGAAGTTTATGCGGCAAGGAAACAACATTCTATATTCAAGAGGTAGAGGCCAAAAACATCAATTGTTAATCTATAAAACCAAGAATGGATATAACACTTTCCAGTAAATAAAACATGACAGAAATTTCCTATTTTGcatcaaaagaaaacaaaaatgtgTCAGCAAGCCCACAAGTCACCAAGCGAATCAAAGCCAATATCCACGTTTCCCAAAAATCATGCAGAATCATTTTTTGAGTCATCATCAAGTAGGTCATCATATGAAACAGGTACCCTCATTCTGTCATGAACAGATCTTCGCTTCTGTTCATCATTGGACTGTTCATGCTGATTTTGAGGTACCAGTTGAGAACCATCTGGAACACTGGATGCAGCCTCATCAGTTAATGAAAATGCAGTTTCTTGAGAAGAGCACTCCTTTTGCTGTGGTGCTTGCCGAATTTTTGGCCGTTTAAATTGTTtctgaaaaaaaagaaaaataattccaGGTTGTATAGATTAATACTTGAAAAGTAAGTCAACAAAACTAGTGCTCAAGTAGGAGCATATCAATGGATAAAGTTTGCAAATGCAATACGATGATTCCATGTCCGAATGCACTTATTTACATAATCAAAGCATAATTCAATATGCAAATACATGCAATTACATTAGACTAGCCAGCTTAGTGCTTAGATGGGGCAGTTTCAATATATTTACTGGAAATAATATTTACACACCTCAAAGTCCTTAGCCTTTTTCATTATCTCTTTGTAGGCCATTGGTTCTCTTGTTTTCATTATGTTCCATAATATTCCACCTCCTGTTCGAAAGCGTCTGCCATCAGCAGTCATCTGTCCTCCACAAGACTGAATTGCATCCACCTGAAACTTCAACAGGTTAGCATTGCACATCCAGTAATATATATAGAATAGGGGAAAAAATTGTGCAACAGCTGTTCGACAGATAATCCTACTCAGAAAATATAACAGAGCAAAGATATTGAGAATACCATCAAGATGACAAAGCAAGTAATTGTAGCTTAAGAAAACAACCATAAGAATCAGATAAATAAAAATTACCATTCATGAGACCACACAGCTAAGCAACCAACAAGATTGTAATTATATGTGCATAGCAATTATGGAGGACAAACTTTATCAAATCGTAATAATACTGATACTCTACGCAAAAGTGTGGTAGCAAAATCACAAAAGCCCTTAAAAAAAACTAGTTGCAAAAGTTTGACCCTTATATGTATAGCTTTTAACTAATACAAAGTACAAACATGTATCCCATTGAGCATAAAGGCCAAAAATAAAAGTAAACTTACACCACACATTATGATATAACTTTCACTCTGTTCAGAATATGAGATCGATAATCATCATACCTTAAAGAGCCAAACTTTAATAAGAAAATCAACATCATCTCATCCACATGAACAAACATAAAGGATTAATTCTTACAAGAATGTAGGAAGTATCTATTTCTATGGTTGTCTTTAATATATGCAAACCTATATGGTGGAAGAAACAAATTGACATGCATACAAAATCAACAAAGTAAAATATAACagtaatcaattatttaattataacctACACAAAGAGAAAATGATGCAGTGGTTCAGCCAAGGTATATTTCATCTCAGAGCACAGAATTTGAAGCAGCAAAATGATTCTGCAACGAAAATCTGCAAGGGTTGTGAAGAAATATATTGCATCAGATATTCAGAATGACTTTAAATAGAGGGGATACCATTGCTGACTCTGGGCCAGTCCAAATCTAAATTCTCACCTTTTCTATCAGGAACCAAGTAAATATTACTTGTCCATACCAAAACAGATGGGCGGTTTGTTCCTAAAGATATTGTCATAGGGAGGGAAAGGAGGCAACAATGGGAAGGGTAAGGTCATAAACATCCGCAGAAACACCTAGCAGTGACAATAGAAACCACATCTGGAATGATCATTGAGAAATAGCAAGAGTCCAAGTAGAGAAAATTGCAAAAGGCACGGACATTCTAAACCAATAATAGGGGGAACTGTTTTGAAGAAAAATGCTCAAATGAGAAAAGCACCATTGGGATAAATACATATCCTTAGAACAATAAGATGCATCAAAGCATCTTAAAATGAGATTGTAACACCATACAAATATACCCCAACAATATCTACTGTGTGGTTCTTCTAAGGCTGTGTGGTTCTTCTAAGGATTAAGTCAGCATCAGGAATCCATAAATTTGCCATCCAGATAATTCCTCAAATGCATATTTGCCTCGAAACATCACATCACATCACAATCTTGCTAGCAAAATCAGTTATTAAACTAGCTGAACATCAGTCTTGCTTTTTATAAACAATAATTACTTAAAGCAGATCACTTATCTATAAACTTTCTTTCTGAAAACTACCTCTTTCACCAGATCACTTAACGCAGAAACTCCCAGACAACCTACAGCAGTATATACCATGTAGGATTTTTTCTCTTTCAGACGTCTACATGTATCTAGCACAAACCTGCAAAAAAGAATAGTAACCATGACCATCCCTCCTAGGCATACAACATAATCAACAAAACTAATTCAAAGAAAACATACAAGACAAAATAAAAACGTGAATTTAAGGATTCCATTTCTACTGCATTTCAGTAGAAAATTTACCTGTTTATATCAGTTACATTTGGCCCTGTATTGCCTTTCTTTTTCCTATTCTTCTTCTTATTTTCCCTACGCCTGCGGTTTTTGCTCTGTGAAGCTTGATTTCCAACAATGTCACCCACACtcccaccaccaccatcaccacaGTTTTGTCCCTGATCAATTTGTGACATAGGCTCGACCAACTCTCCTTCTTCCACATCAACCATCTCAACATCTTCAGCGTCTTCTAATCTGTCGTCTTCTTCATAAATAGCTTCCAATACACTCTCCGCTTCCTCCATCGCGAGTGGCTGATGATGTGTATGCTGGTTTTTGAGGGGTTTTTCTAGTGAAACAACGGAGGGAGGGTTCCGTTTTGAGAGGGAACAGCGCGTCGACGTTACGATTAGGGATATGGCATAGCTAACGGTATCATAATACGGTACGATGACAGCGCTGCAGTTGCCATTGATAAGGAAATCCAAATGGAATTCGCCCGATTTTTATTTGCACATATAGGGCAAATGCCCACCAAACAAAGATGTTGAGGTACCATGTGGGCTAGGGTTCTTATTGGGTTTACATGGGCTTAGCGCTTTGCACATGATCCCAACATTCCAACCCATTTCAATATTTGATAGGAACCTATGGGTTTTGTCTTTAGCTCACCTCACGGTGACTTGAACATGCTAGTCTCTAGCTTGTGGCCCAGTAATGTATTCAAGAAGAGAACCATTGATACCTAAATTGTTCCCTGTGGCTATGAGTATATTATACACTTTGATAGATATAGATTTAAGTCCCACTCCTTTAATCTgcttacttaaaaaaaattattcctgCCATTAACAATGGCTACACGCAACTTGATTGTTGATCAACATGAATTCAATAATAGAGATTCCAAGCAAGCTCCAAACCCCGAAGTAAcactctaaaattttaattgataaaCATCACAagatcctatatatatatatatatatatttttttttttcttgagaaTGATACCtggtatttttattaaaaaacttACTACAcatcattttttattaataactctcttttatactaattattatttaattttttttatttttcttttaaattcattattatttacaatactaccttaatatttataatttaaattattattttctttaaaatttattttttaaaaattaagattttttgtgattaaatgtaatatttaaaatttatttatattattttttcataaatttatttatgtaaaaatattttttatcacaTATCacttttcataataataataataataaaaggtcgcTGATAgtcattaatttaaagaaaattgatcattaatttatgatcttataattaattattatataatttaatcaaccttaaattattttatatctttaatgatatttttattatattattatattttttattatttttattatgaaatttttgttaaaaaaatgaGAGATAAAAAGTATGGTCTacgtaaaaagttataaaaataaaatatagagatttgacttatttataattagcatgtattattttttatgttaataatttaatattcttttatttcacttttctaaaattaattaatactgattattattatcattatagtCAACTTATGGTCATTGAATTAAAACGGTtaagtaaataataaatattttactattttaaaaattgaatttaaatatttttattatatttttaattaaataatatttaattataaaattaaatttatatttaaataatttctatttatttatctatatatAGTATGTCATGTGA
The sequence above is a segment of the Hevea brasiliensis isolate MT/VB/25A 57/8 chromosome 11, ASM3005281v1, whole genome shotgun sequence genome. Coding sequences within it:
- the LOC110644802 gene encoding probable protein phosphatase 2C 72, which gives rise to MGICISSASSEIYQAEDGLDNIIHLEENIAFNGTERLGSLYSREGSKGLNQDAAILHQGYGVQDGAFCGVFDGHGKNGHIVSKIVRNCLPSLLLTQKKALAKMKTVADGKNVVKGDSLPSKNFYIWKEACVSAFKAMDKELKLQENLDCSCSGTTAVVVVRQGEDLVIANLGDSRAVLGTINENGIMLVQLTTDLKPNVPSEADRIRNCNGRVLALKEEPHIHRVWLPHEDSPGLAMSRAFGDFLLKNHGIIALPEISYHRLAPTDQFIILATDGVWDVLSNNKVASIVWAADSEQAAAKAVVEAAVATWKKKFPGSKVDDCTAVCLFLHKRQRQDCSS
- the LOC110644801 gene encoding uncharacterized protein LOC110644801 codes for the protein MEEAESVLEAIYEEDDRLEDAEDVEMVDVEEGELVEPMSQIDQGQNCGDGGGGSVGDIVGNQASQSKNRRRRENKKKNRKKKGNTGPNVTDINRFVLDTCRRLKEKKSYMVYTAVGCLGVSALSDLVKEVDAIQSCGGQMTADGRRFRTGGGILWNIMKTREPMAYKEIMKKAKDFEKQFKRPKIRQAPQQKECSSQETAFSLTDEAASSVPDGSQLVPQNQHEQSNDEQKRRSVHDRMRVPVSYDDLLDDDSKNDSA